One Mycoavidus sp. HKI genomic region harbors:
- the tyrS gene encoding tyrosine--tRNA ligase, translating to MKTQHSPTQSALSAPITDEVKAALAITQRGCDELLIEEEFIQKLARSAATGIPLRIKLGLDPTAPDIHLGHTVVLNKMRQLQDLGHTVIFLIGDFTSLIGDPSGRNITRPPLTREQIEANAKTYFEQASLVLDRAKTEIRYNSEWSMALGADGMIKLASRYTLARMLERDDFTQRFQGNTPISIHELLYPLMQGYDSVALKADLELGGTDQKFNLLVGRELQKQYGQDPQCILTMPLLEGLDGIEKMSKSKGNYIGIQEKPADMFGKLMSISDDLMWRYYELLSFRSLAEIEGFQGEASAGRNPRDFKVLLAQEMVTRFHSATAAERALEEFNHRARGGVPDDIPALTLNGAPLAIGALLKQAGLVPSTNEAGRNIEQGGVRIDGGVVSDKALKVEAGTYVVQVGKRRFARVTVSA from the coding sequence GTGAAGACTCAGCATTCTCCTACCCAATCCGCACTTTCCGCGCCCATTACTGATGAAGTAAAAGCGGCATTGGCGATTACCCAGCGCGGCTGCGATGAACTCTTGATCGAAGAAGAGTTTATCCAAAAGCTGGCGCGTAGCGCCGCCACTGGCATACCTTTGCGCATTAAACTCGGACTTGATCCAACTGCGCCAGATATTCATTTAGGGCATACGGTGGTGCTCAATAAAATGCGCCAATTGCAGGATTTGGGGCATACCGTGATCTTTTTAATTGGCGATTTTACTTCACTCATTGGCGACCCGTCCGGGCGCAATATTACTCGGCCGCCGCTGACGCGTGAGCAAATCGAAGCCAACGCAAAAACTTACTTTGAGCAAGCCTCGCTGGTGCTGGACCGAGCTAAGACTGAAATCCGCTACAACAGTGAATGGTCAATGGCGCTCGGAGCAGATGGCATGATTAAGCTTGCCTCACGCTATACCCTAGCGCGGATGCTTGAGCGAGATGATTTCACGCAACGTTTTCAGGGTAATACACCGATTTCGATTCACGAACTCTTATATCCGTTGATGCAAGGATACGATTCAGTGGCTTTAAAAGCTGACCTCGAACTAGGCGGCACTGACCAAAAATTTAATTTGCTGGTTGGGCGCGAATTGCAAAAGCAATATGGGCAAGACCCTCAGTGCATTTTAACGATGCCGCTATTAGAGGGGTTGGATGGTATTGAAAAGATGTCCAAATCCAAAGGCAATTATATTGGCATTCAGGAAAAACCCGCCGATATGTTTGGTAAGTTGATGAGCATTTCAGATGATTTGATGTGGCGCTATTATGAGTTGCTGTCATTTCGCAGTTTAGCTGAGATTGAAGGGTTTCAAGGCGAAGCCAGCGCTGGACGCAATCCACGTGACTTTAAAGTTTTGCTGGCACAAGAAATGGTCACCCGCTTTCATTCAGCAACCGCTGCTGAGCGCGCCTTAGAAGAGTTTAATCACCGCGCGCGTGGTGGGGTGCCAGACGATATTCCGGCGCTTACACTAAATGGCGCGCCGCTGGCCATTGGCGCTTTGTTAAAGCAAGCAGGTTTGGTGCCATCGACCAATGAAGCGGGGCGTAATATTGAGCAAGGCGGGGTGCGGATTGATGGTGGGGTTGTGTCTGATAAAGCGCTCAAAGTAGAGGCAGGGACTTATGTGGTGCAGGTGGGTAAGCGGCGCTTTGCGCGCGTGACTGTATCGGCCTGA
- a CDS encoding Fis family transcriptional regulator gives MSKGDIEHCVHKSLAKYFQDLDGSPPHDLYEMVISCVEKPLFEYILARAGGKQLLAAQYLGINRNTLRKKLQQHNLL, from the coding sequence ATGAGCAAAGGCGACATCGAACACTGCGTACACAAAAGTTTAGCTAAATACTTTCAGGATTTGGACGGTTCTCCGCCACATGACCTCTATGAAATGGTTATTTCATGTGTCGAGAAGCCACTTTTTGAGTACATCCTTGCACGGGCAGGCGGAAAACAATTGCTGGCAGCCCAATACCTTGGTATTAACCGCAATACTTTGCGCAAGAAATTGCAGCAACACAATTTATTGTAG
- the ruvB gene encoding Holliday junction branch migration DNA helicase RuvB, with protein MIETDTLESSRLITATSTSPNEEVFERALRPRQLDDYIGQQKVRSQLEIFIQAARQRAEALDHVLLFGPPGLGKTTLAHIIAREMGVNLRQTSGPVLERAGDLAALLTNLEANDVLFIDEIHRLSPVVEEILYPALEDYQIDIMIGEGPAARSVKLDLQPFTLIGATTRAGMLTNPLRDRFGIVARLEFYDAAELAQIVRRSAQLLEVPIVNDGALEIARRSRGTPRVANRLLRRVRDYAQVKADGNITAAIADAALAMLDVDPVGFDLMDRKLLEAILHKFDGGPVGVDNLAAAIGEERDTIEDVIEPYLIQQGFLQRTPRGRIATLLTYRHFGLAAPDGGPIRELWDIKGL; from the coding sequence ATGATCGAAACCGACACTCTGGAGAGTTCCCGCTTAATCACCGCGACCTCTACCTCACCTAATGAAGAAGTCTTTGAGCGAGCGCTGCGGCCACGCCAGCTTGATGATTATATCGGTCAGCAAAAAGTACGCTCACAGCTGGAAATATTTATTCAAGCCGCCAGACAGCGAGCTGAAGCACTTGACCACGTGTTGCTGTTTGGTCCACCTGGGCTGGGTAAAACCACGCTGGCTCATATCATTGCGCGTGAAATGGGCGTGAATTTGCGACAAACCTCAGGACCCGTTCTTGAGCGCGCCGGCGATTTAGCTGCGTTGTTGACCAATCTTGAAGCCAATGATGTGCTCTTTATTGATGAAATTCACCGACTGTCTCCGGTCGTCGAAGAAATTTTGTACCCAGCGCTCGAAGATTATCAAATCGATATTATGATTGGCGAAGGCCCTGCTGCACGCAGTGTAAAACTTGATTTACAGCCTTTCACCTTGATTGGCGCAACCACTCGCGCTGGCATGCTAACCAACCCGCTACGCGACCGCTTTGGCATTGTCGCGCGGCTTGAATTTTATGATGCGGCAGAACTGGCGCAAATCGTCCGCCGCTCAGCACAGTTGCTTGAGGTCCCTATCGTTAACGATGGCGCCCTTGAAATCGCGCGGCGCTCGCGCGGCACGCCCCGCGTCGCAAATCGGCTTTTGCGCCGCGTGCGCGATTATGCGCAAGTCAAAGCCGATGGCAACATTACCGCCGCTATCGCGGATGCTGCCCTGGCCATGCTTGACGTTGATCCGGTTGGTTTTGATTTGATGGATCGCAAATTACTCGAAGCGATTTTGCATAAATTCGATGGCGGGCCAGTCGGCGTCGATAACCTTGCCGCCGCAATTGGCGAAGAGCGCGATACGATCGAAGACGTGATTGAGCCCTATTTGATCCAGCAAGGTTTTTTACAGCGAACTCCGCGCGGACGTATTGCGACTTTACTTACCTACCGGCATTTTGGGCTCGCCGCGCCTGATGGTGGGCCGATTCGAGAACTGTGGGACATCAAAGGTCTTTAA
- a CDS encoding anhydro-N-acetylmuramic acid kinase: MSGTSFDGVDGVAVQFVPGRPLQVLAAAALSFEPALREALFALQTPGYNEIVREAQVANQLAYDYALTTNELLKQAALKPSQVQALGVHGQTIRHQPALGYTRQINNPARLAELTSIDVVADFRSRDIAAGGQGAPLVCAFHAIQFGAPDETRVICNIGGISNITILKAEDTTGGFDCGPGNVLLDYWAHLHLGTPYDTNGCFAASGKVNENLLDALLAGHYFALPPPKSTGRELFNPAWLNIRLEKLDTLLPQDVQATLTALTAHSIAQAIAQFASRCQAVYVCGGGTRNPALMQALGAALATAGMADTTLSTTDTLGVPAQQVEACAFAWLAMRFIARAPGNLASVTGALGPRVLGALYPR; the protein is encoded by the coding sequence ATGTCTGGCACAAGTTTCGATGGCGTGGACGGAGTCGCCGTTCAGTTTGTACCAGGCCGGCCACTACAAGTACTCGCTGCTGCAGCGCTGAGTTTTGAGCCAGCGTTACGGGAAGCACTTTTTGCCCTGCAAACGCCTGGATATAATGAGATCGTGCGAGAAGCGCAGGTTGCCAATCAATTAGCCTATGACTATGCGCTCACAACCAACGAGCTGCTCAAACAAGCCGCACTTAAACCTAGCCAAGTGCAAGCGCTTGGCGTGCATGGACAGACGATCCGCCATCAGCCCGCCTTAGGCTATACACGGCAAATTAATAACCCAGCGCGGCTTGCAGAATTAACCTCAATCGATGTAGTGGCCGATTTCCGTAGCCGAGATATTGCCGCAGGCGGCCAGGGTGCCCCCCTCGTTTGCGCCTTTCATGCAATACAGTTTGGCGCGCCTGATGAAACCCGCGTAATTTGCAATATTGGTGGCATCAGTAATATCACCATTCTCAAGGCAGAGGATACAACCGGTGGTTTTGACTGCGGCCCAGGTAATGTCCTCCTTGATTATTGGGCACATCTGCATCTCGGTACACCCTACGACACGAATGGCTGCTTTGCGGCAAGCGGAAAGGTCAATGAGAATTTGCTGGACGCTTTGCTTGCCGGACACTATTTTGCTCTCCCTCCCCCGAAAAGCACGGGACGTGAACTGTTTAACCCTGCTTGGCTGAATATCCGCTTAGAAAAATTGGACACTTTGCTACCTCAAGACGTACAGGCCACGCTCACCGCCTTGACCGCACATAGCATTGCGCAGGCTATCGCACAGTTTGCCAGTCGCTGCCAAGCTGTTTACGTCTGTGGCGGTGGCACTCGCAATCCCGCGCTCATGCAAGCGCTAGGCGCTGCCCTGGCCACCGCAGGAATGGCGGACACAACGCTCTCTACCACCGATACGCTTGGCGTACCCGCTCAGCAGGTTGAAGCCTGCGCTTTTGCTTGGCTTGCCATGCGCTTTATCGCCCGCGCCCCGGGCAACCTAGCTTCAGTTACTGGCGCTTTAGGGCCACGTGTATTGGGGGCGCTCTACCCTCGCTAA
- the gcvP gene encoding aminomethyl-transferring glycine dehydrogenase, whose translation MRSPSLNSIDTPSSLQAVETHDSFAKRHLGLSDEEQQQILTELGFTSRQELIDVVVPADIRRHDALPLGAFSEPKSEVQALAELRSLAAQNQVLRSFIGQGYYGTHTPSVILRNVLENPAWYTAYTPYQPEISQGRLTALLNFQQMVTDLTGLALANASMLDEATAAAEAMGLLWRISTINSPVFYVADDVLPQTLAVVQTRAQALGIDVVIGPAEAATKAQAFGVLLQYPGVDGTVRDDRALVKALQVAGSRVVVAADLLALTLLTPPGEWGADIVVGNTQRFGVPMGFGGPHAAYFAVRDEYKRHLPGRLVGVTVDAQGQPALRLALQTREQHIRREKATSNICTAQALLAIIASMYAVYHGPSGLRAIALRVSRLAEILAVGLEQLGFTIVNQTYFDTLTIKTDGLTEEIHAQAARHGMNLRRIDATQVGVALDETTTRADVIELWRAFSLASWAKEGLVKPLSEAAKASQAGAIDQAFLPDIDALDATTRSRLPVSLLRQSSYLTHPVFNSYHTEHEMLRYLRGLADKDLALDRTMIPLGSCTMKLNASSEMLPLTWPEFAQMHPFAPAAQTVGYRAMIAQLEQMLVACTGYAAVSLQPNAGSQGEYAGLLAIRAYHASRGQAQRDVCLIPASAHGTNPASAQMAGMRVVVVSCDANGNTDLADLRAKAAHYAAQLAAIMITYPSTHGVFERNVKDICEIVHTHGGQVYIDGANMNAMVGLSAPGQFGGDVSHLNLHKTFCIPHGGGGPGVGPVAVAAHLVPFLPSHTALEPTKAAGVGAVAAAPYGSASILPISWMYIAMMGAAGLTAATECAILAANYVAHKLGAHYPLLYSGPQARVAHECILDLRPLKESTGITVDDVAKRLIDYGFHAPTMSFPVPGTLMIEPTESESKAELDRFIDAMIAIRAEIREIEEGRADRADNPLKHAPHTAQVATASNWAHAYSRETAVWPQPILLSRKYWPPVGRADNAYGDRNLFCSCAPIKESV comes from the coding sequence ATGCGATCCCCCTCTCTTAATTCAATCGATACTCCTTCTTCTCTCCAGGCAGTGGAGACTCATGATAGCTTTGCCAAGCGCCATCTTGGCTTAAGCGATGAAGAGCAACAACAGATCTTGACTGAGCTTGGCTTTACCTCACGTCAAGAATTGATAGATGTGGTGGTGCCCGCTGATATTCGACGCCATGATGCGCTGCCATTAGGGGCTTTTAGTGAACCTAAAAGCGAAGTGCAAGCACTGGCTGAACTTCGTTCATTGGCGGCGCAAAATCAGGTATTGCGTTCTTTTATTGGTCAGGGCTATTACGGCACGCATACCCCCAGCGTGATTTTGCGTAATGTGCTTGAAAACCCGGCCTGGTATACCGCTTACACACCTTATCAGCCAGAAATTTCACAAGGGCGATTGACCGCATTACTGAATTTTCAGCAGATGGTGACTGATTTAACTGGCCTGGCGCTGGCGAATGCATCAATGCTTGACGAAGCCACCGCGGCGGCTGAGGCGATGGGGTTATTATGGCGCATTAGCACGATCAACTCGCCGGTGTTTTATGTCGCGGATGATGTGTTGCCGCAAACCCTGGCGGTGGTTCAAACACGTGCGCAGGCACTAGGGATTGACGTCGTGATCGGACCTGCTGAGGCAGCTACAAAAGCCCAGGCGTTTGGCGTGTTGCTTCAATATCCAGGGGTCGATGGTACGGTGCGCGATGACCGGGCGCTAGTGAAGGCGCTCCAGGTGGCGGGTTCACGCGTTGTTGTCGCCGCGGATTTACTCGCTTTGACCTTATTGACGCCACCGGGTGAGTGGGGCGCGGATATTGTCGTAGGCAATACGCAGCGCTTTGGCGTGCCGATGGGGTTTGGTGGCCCGCATGCGGCTTATTTTGCTGTGCGCGATGAATATAAGCGCCATTTACCGGGGCGCTTGGTGGGGGTCACGGTTGACGCACAAGGCCAGCCAGCGCTGCGGCTTGCGTTGCAAACACGAGAGCAGCATATCCGTCGGGAGAAAGCCACCTCAAATATTTGCACGGCACAGGCGCTGCTGGCGATTATCGCGAGTATGTATGCGGTCTATCACGGCCCGTCAGGACTGCGCGCCATTGCCTTGCGCGTGAGCCGGCTGGCCGAGATTCTTGCTGTGGGGCTTGAACAACTTGGGTTTACGATTGTCAATCAGACTTATTTTGACACCCTGACAATCAAGACCGACGGCTTAACCGAGGAGATTCACGCGCAAGCTGCGCGGCATGGCATGAACTTGCGGCGGATTGATGCAACGCAAGTGGGGGTGGCTCTCGATGAAACGACTACGCGCGCTGATGTGATTGAGCTATGGAGGGCATTTAGCTTAGCCAGTTGGGCCAAAGAGGGCTTAGTCAAGCCGCTTAGCGAAGCAGCTAAAGCGAGCCAAGCGGGTGCAATAGACCAGGCCTTTTTACCGGATATCGATGCCCTGGATGCCACGACTCGTTCGCGCCTACCCGTTTCGTTGCTGCGCCAAAGCAGTTACTTAACGCATCCGGTCTTTAACAGCTACCATACTGAACACGAAATGCTGCGTTATTTACGCGGCTTGGCGGATAAAGATTTAGCGCTTGATCGCACGATGATTCCGCTCGGCTCATGTACGATGAAGCTCAATGCCAGCTCGGAAATGCTGCCGCTGACCTGGCCTGAATTTGCGCAGATGCATCCGTTTGCACCTGCAGCACAGACTGTAGGCTATCGGGCGATGATTGCACAATTGGAGCAGATGCTGGTTGCGTGCACCGGCTATGCTGCGGTTTCATTGCAGCCTAATGCGGGCTCACAAGGCGAATACGCGGGCCTGCTCGCGATCCGTGCCTATCATGCATCGCGTGGTCAAGCGCAGCGTGATGTTTGTCTGATTCCTGCCTCAGCGCATGGGACCAATCCAGCCTCAGCTCAAATGGCTGGGATGCGAGTGGTGGTGGTGAGTTGTGATGCAAATGGCAACACCGATCTTGCTGACCTTCGCGCGAAGGCGGCGCACTATGCCGCGCAACTCGCCGCGATTATGATTACTTATCCGTCCACCCATGGTGTTTTTGAGCGCAATGTGAAAGATATCTGCGAGATTGTGCATACGCATGGCGGTCAAGTTTATATCGATGGCGCTAATATGAATGCGATGGTGGGTTTAAGCGCCCCGGGTCAGTTTGGTGGCGATGTTTCGCATCTCAATTTACATAAAACTTTTTGTATTCCACATGGCGGTGGCGGACCCGGGGTCGGGCCGGTTGCGGTGGCAGCACATTTAGTTCCTTTTCTACCTAGTCATACTGCGCTCGAGCCAACTAAAGCGGCGGGTGTTGGCGCGGTGGCCGCTGCACCGTATGGTTCGGCATCGATTTTACCCATTTCATGGATGTATATTGCAATGATGGGGGCGGCAGGTCTCACCGCCGCGACTGAATGCGCGATCTTGGCCGCGAACTATGTGGCTCATAAGCTAGGCGCGCATTACCCGCTACTCTATAGTGGCCCGCAGGCAAGAGTCGCGCATGAATGTATCCTTGATCTGCGGCCTTTAAAAGAATCAACCGGCATTACGGTAGACGATGTGGCTAAGCGTTTGATCGACTATGGCTTTCATGCGCCAACAATGAGCTTTCCGGTGCCAGGCACGCTTATGATCGAGCCAACCGAATCGGAATCTAAAGCCGAGCTTGATCGCTTCATTGACGCGATGATTGCAATTCGCGCTGAAATCCGTGAGATTGAAGAGGGCCGTGCCGATCGCGCAGATAACCCTCTCAAACATGCGCCACACACGGCTCAAGTAGCGACTGCAAGCAATTGGGCGCATGCCTACTCGCGTGAAACAGCCGTGTGGCCACAGCCTATATTATTGTCGCGCAAGTATTGGCCGCCGGTTGGCCGTGCTGACAATGCTTACGGCGATCGCAACTTATTTTGCTCCTGTGCGCCAATCAAAGAGAGTGTTTAA
- the ruvC gene encoding crossover junction endodeoxyribonuclease RuvC gives MKIIGIDPGLRVTGFGVIEQNGQHLSYLASGVIKTPNADLPQRLGTIFDGIAVLLGQHTPMQAAIEKVFVNVNPQSTLLLGQARGAAICALVAGGMPVYEYTALQLKKAVVGHGRASKEQVQQMVARLLRLNSLPGTDAADALGVAICHAHSGSALNTLGNLAPALMQKGYRMRRGRLVG, from the coding sequence ATAAAAATCATCGGCATCGATCCCGGTTTGCGGGTCACAGGTTTTGGCGTGATCGAACAAAACGGTCAACATTTAAGCTATCTTGCAAGTGGCGTCATCAAAACCCCCAATGCCGATTTGCCACAACGGCTTGGGACGATCTTTGACGGCATCGCAGTTCTGCTTGGCCAGCATACCCCTATGCAGGCAGCCATTGAAAAGGTCTTTGTTAATGTCAATCCGCAATCGACATTACTGCTCGGCCAGGCGCGCGGGGCAGCAATTTGCGCACTCGTTGCCGGGGGCATGCCTGTTTATGAATACACGGCGTTACAGTTAAAAAAAGCTGTTGTGGGTCACGGGCGCGCCAGCAAAGAACAAGTGCAGCAGATGGTTGCAAGGCTCTTGCGCTTAAATAGCCTGCCAGGCACTGATGCGGCTGATGCGCTTGGCGTGGCCATTTGCCACGCGCATAGCGGCAGCGCACTAAACACTCTTGGCAATCTTGCTCCGGCGCTTATGCAAAAAGGGTATCGCATGCGCCGCGGCCGGCTTGTAGGTTAA
- the purH gene encoding bifunctional phosphoribosylaminoimidazolecarboxamide formyltransferase/IMP cyclohydrolase → MIKQALLSVSDKSGIVEFARTLSSLGIAILSTGGTAKHLSEAGIAVTEVADYTGFPEMLDARVKTLHPKIHGGLLARRDLPAHKASLQEHDINTIDLLVVNLYPFAQTVAREECTLAEAIENIDIGGPAMLRSAAKNHRDVTVIVDPADYTVVLDEIRAQATHTVSYATNFRLATKAFAHTAQYDGAIANYLSSLGEDLTHSTRNPYPAVLNLAFEKVQDLRYGENPHQQAAFYRDLTSPDSALANYRQLQGKELSYNNLADADAAWECVRSFNATGAETYACVIVKHANPCGAALADSAAAAYGKAFQTDPASAFGGIIAFNREVDEAAAHAVLQQFVEVLIAPAFSNSAKQLLAAKQNMRVLEIPLGQTLNAFDLKRIGGGLLVQSPDAKNSQLHELRVVTKRHPTPKEMDDLLFAWQVAKFVKSNTIVFCAQHMTLGIGAGQMSRIDAARIASIKAENANLSLAGCAAASDAFFPFRDGLDVIVAAGATCVIQPGGSMRDDEVIAAADEHNIAMVFTGTRHFRH, encoded by the coding sequence ATGATCAAACAAGCACTCCTTTCTGTTTCAGATAAATCGGGTATTGTCGAATTTGCCCGCACGCTTTCTTCGCTTGGCATTGCTATTTTATCGACGGGCGGTACCGCTAAGCACTTAAGTGAGGCAGGCATCGCCGTCACAGAAGTCGCTGATTACACGGGTTTTCCTGAAATGCTCGACGCGCGCGTCAAAACGCTGCATCCTAAAATACACGGCGGCTTACTCGCGCGGCGTGATTTACCCGCGCATAAAGCATCATTGCAAGAGCACGATATCAACACCATTGATCTGCTCGTGGTGAACCTTTATCCATTTGCCCAGACCGTTGCACGGGAAGAGTGCACGCTCGCCGAGGCAATTGAAAATATCGATATCGGCGGGCCTGCAATGTTGCGCTCGGCGGCTAAAAATCATCGCGATGTCACGGTCATCGTTGATCCGGCTGATTACACCGTAGTACTCGATGAAATCCGCGCGCAAGCCACTCATACCGTCAGCTACGCCACTAATTTTAGGCTCGCGACCAAAGCCTTTGCGCATACCGCGCAATACGATGGCGCGATTGCCAATTACTTGAGTAGCTTAGGCGAAGATCTAACGCATAGCACACGCAACCCATACCCGGCTGTGCTCAATCTAGCCTTTGAGAAAGTGCAAGACCTACGCTACGGTGAAAATCCGCATCAGCAGGCGGCGTTCTACCGTGATCTTACCTCCCCTGATAGTGCGCTCGCGAATTATCGTCAGCTACAAGGCAAAGAGCTTTCTTACAATAACCTCGCTGATGCTGATGCTGCCTGGGAATGCGTTAGGAGTTTCAACGCAACTGGCGCCGAGACCTATGCCTGCGTGATTGTCAAACATGCGAACCCATGTGGCGCGGCGCTCGCAGATAGTGCCGCTGCAGCCTATGGCAAAGCATTTCAAACTGACCCAGCCTCCGCTTTTGGCGGGATCATCGCGTTTAATCGCGAAGTCGATGAAGCGGCGGCACACGCTGTGCTGCAGCAATTTGTCGAAGTGCTCATTGCCCCCGCCTTTAGCAACAGCGCCAAGCAACTGCTCGCCGCCAAACAAAACATGCGCGTGCTTGAAATTCCGCTGGGCCAGACACTGAATGCTTTCGATTTAAAGCGCATCGGCGGCGGTTTATTAGTGCAATCACCCGATGCAAAAAATAGTCAATTGCATGAGCTACGCGTGGTCACCAAGCGGCATCCAACCCCCAAAGAAATGGATGATTTGTTATTCGCCTGGCAGGTGGCTAAGTTTGTTAAATCAAACACGATCGTATTTTGTGCGCAGCATATGACGCTGGGTATTGGCGCCGGCCAAATGAGCCGTATCGATGCTGCCCGCATTGCCAGCATTAAAGCGGAAAATGCTAACTTAAGCTTGGCCGGTTGCGCCGCTGCCTCGGATGCATTTTTTCCATTTCGCGATGGACTTGATGTGATTGTTGCAGCAGGTGCGACCTGTGTGATTCAACCAGGCGGCTCGATGCGCGATGACGAGGTTATTGCTGCTGCTGATGAGCATAATATTGCCATGGTATTCACCGGCACACGCCACTTCCGGCATTGA
- a CDS encoding UbiH/UbiF/VisC/COQ6 family ubiquinone biosynthesis hydroxylase — MPHLLPAPFDFDLIIVGAGPVGLALAGWLMRRSATRTLSIALIDANKPSALNNDPRAFALSQGSHSLLETLGWPASAVPIKRVHISQRGYFGRALIDCCEQRLPALGYVVRYGTLLSTLENALPAKVLHRFTQTKAGVPTQDAYSVTLPIETATGTRTLRTRLLIHAEGGQYHAQPSALNTQHGNTRAYQQTALVGVVSVSTPQPYVAWERFTNEGPLALLPLGGTRNADYALVWCGRPDDTQRRLQTNPTAFLAELSTLFGSRLGRFTEINGRAAFALNLNTAATLAEHRTAVIGNAAQTLHPVAGQGLNLGLRDAYTLVEALSEAGPTPAALARFAQRRRADRKLTIAGTDLLARIFTSGFAPPLSALLAPSYGFALTALDCLPPLKRRLAQHMIFGQRN, encoded by the coding sequence ATGCCCCACTTACTACCCGCGCCCTTTGATTTTGATTTGATCATTGTTGGCGCAGGGCCAGTTGGCCTCGCACTAGCAGGCTGGCTCATGCGTCGCAGCGCAACACGCACACTGTCTATCGCTCTCATCGATGCAAACAAACCTTCTGCATTAAACAACGACCCGCGTGCCTTTGCTCTCTCGCAAGGCAGCCATAGCCTGCTTGAGACGCTCGGCTGGCCGGCCTCGGCTGTGCCAATTAAACGGGTACATATCTCGCAACGCGGATATTTTGGGCGTGCGCTTATCGACTGCTGCGAACAGCGTTTGCCAGCACTTGGCTATGTGGTACGTTACGGCACGCTCCTCTCTACGCTTGAAAACGCACTACCTGCCAAGGTGCTACACCGCTTTACCCAAACCAAGGCGGGCGTGCCTACGCAAGACGCGTATAGTGTGACCCTGCCGATCGAAACTGCCACCGGTACACGCACGCTACGCACGCGGCTTTTAATTCATGCAGAGGGTGGCCAATATCATGCTCAACCCTCTGCGCTGAACACTCAGCACGGCAATACTCGTGCTTATCAGCAAACTGCTTTGGTTGGCGTGGTCAGCGTCAGCACGCCACAGCCCTATGTCGCGTGGGAGCGTTTCACCAATGAAGGCCCACTTGCCCTACTTCCTTTAGGGGGCACCCGCAACGCTGACTATGCGCTGGTTTGGTGCGGCCGCCCTGACGACACACAACGCCGGCTACAGACAAATCCAACCGCATTTTTAGCTGAACTGAGCACACTATTCGGCTCTCGTCTCGGACGTTTCACCGAAATCAATGGCCGTGCTGCCTTTGCGCTGAACTTGAACACGGCGGCAACGCTTGCCGAGCATCGCACTGCGGTGATTGGCAATGCAGCTCAAACCTTGCATCCAGTGGCAGGGCAAGGGTTAAACCTAGGCTTACGCGACGCTTATACATTAGTGGAAGCTTTATCCGAAGCAGGCCCGACACCCGCGGCTCTAGCCCGCTTTGCACAGCGCCGGCGCGCTGACCGGAAATTAACCATTGCTGGCACCGATTTACTGGCGCGCATTTTTACCAGCGGCTTTGCACCTCCATTGAGTGCATTACTTGCACCCAGCTATGGGTTTGCTTTGACTGCGCTCGATTGCTTACCACCACTCAAACGTAGACTGGCGCAACATATGATATTTGGCCAGCGGAACTAA
- the ruvA gene encoding Holliday junction branch migration protein RuvA, which translates to MIGRIAGILLEKNPPRLLIDCHGIGYEIDVPMSTFYTLPATGEPVVLITQLLVREDAHLLYGFASAPERSTFRELLKISGIGARMALAVLSGMSVADLAQAVTAQNTALLTRIPGIGKKTAERLLLELKGKLGAELGTGTGHALGLDAADILNALLALGYSEKEALLAVKGIPASASVSDGIKFALKALSKT; encoded by the coding sequence ATGATTGGTCGAATTGCCGGCATTTTGCTGGAAAAAAATCCACCGCGTCTACTCATCGATTGCCATGGCATTGGCTATGAAATCGATGTGCCGATGAGCACTTTTTACACCTTGCCCGCAACTGGCGAGCCGGTTGTATTAATCACCCAATTGTTGGTGCGCGAAGATGCGCATTTACTGTATGGTTTTGCTAGCGCGCCAGAACGTTCAACTTTTCGTGAGCTACTTAAAATCAGCGGTATCGGCGCGCGGATGGCACTTGCTGTGCTATCTGGCATGAGTGTGGCCGATTTAGCGCAGGCCGTCACCGCCCAAAACACCGCTTTGCTAACCCGCATTCCGGGCATTGGTAAAAAAACCGCTGAGCGGCTACTGCTTGAATTAAAGGGTAAACTGGGCGCTGAGCTAGGCACCGGAACGGGCCATGCACTTGGCCTAGATGCTGCCGATATTCTCAATGCATTACTGGCGCTAGGCTATTCGGAGAAAGAAGCGCTGCTGGCCGTCAAGGGCATACCCGCTAGCGCCAGTGTGTCGGACGGGATTAAATTTGCCTTGAAAGCCCTGTCTAAAACCTAG